AGAACTTCATTAAAATCATTCTTACTATATACTATTTCTATGATCTTTCaggattaaaatatttttcttttaaacaatTCAAATACTATAGTAAATATCATAGTAATACTATAGCAAGTTTACTAGTAAATTATTATAGttttttaaataacttttgAACATAGATATGGCACAGCGGCACAGAAGAGATGGGGTGATGATTTGGGAGGCCATGGTGGCGGTTTAGCTACCGGTTACGGTGGAGATCTAGGTGGTCACGGTGGAGATCTAAGTGGTCACGGTGGAGATCTAGGTGGTCACGGTGGAGACCTTAGCGCTCACGGTGGTGATACAGGAGGTGGTTTCGGCCATTCTGGAGGAGGTGGCTTTGGTCACTCTGGCGGTGGTGACATCGGCGGTGGTTTTGGTCATTCTGGAGGTGACATTGGCGGTACTTTTGGCCATTCCAGTGGAGGTGACGTTGGTGGTGGTTTTGGTCATTCTGGAGGAGGTGGTGGCGATGGAGGCAATGGAGCGCTCGAAGAACACCATGAcgatcatcaccatcatcaccaCGATCATGGCTATTGGAAGAAGAAACTGATTTGGAAGCCAGGATGGAAGAAAATCTGGAAACCAGCAAAGAAACAAATTTGGAAGCCCGCGtggaagaaaatttggaaaccCGTGTGGGTACCAACACAGAAGGCAGTATGGAAAGACATTCAGGTGCCAGCTTGGAAAAAAATTTGGAAGCCCGTGTGGAAGGAGATACAGGTCCCAGTGTGGAAGGACATTCAGGTACCAGCCTGGAAAAAGATTTGGAAACCCGTTTGGAAACCTATAAAGGTGCCAGCCTGGAAGGAAATTCAGGTGCCCGCGTGGAAGAAGATCTGGAAACCGGTTTGGAAGGAAATTCAAGTACCAGCGTGGAAAGAGATTCAGGTACCAGCCTGGAAAAAAATCTGGATCCCTGAATGGGTGAAAATCGGCATTCCTGGTGAGCACTTCCACGGCACCGATAACCATGGATGGCAGTACACTAGTCACGATCTGTGGAAGAAGAAACTGATATGGAAACCACTATGGAAAAAGTATTGGAAACCAGCGAAAAAACAGATCTGGGTACCGGACAAGAAACTGGAGTGGGTGGAAGCCTGGAAGCAAATCTGGAAGCCGGCCAAAAAGCAAATTTGGGTAGATGACAAGAAGCTTATCTGGAAGGAAGAATGGAAGCAGATTTGGAAACCATCTAAGAAACTTATTTGGGTGCCTGATAAGAAGCTGGAATGGAAAGAGGCTTGGAAACAGATTTGGAAGACTGACAAGAAACTTGAGTGGATACCTGATAAGAAATTAGCCTGGAAAGAAGCTTGGAAACAGATTTGGGTACCAGCTTGGAAGGAAATTTGGGTTCCAGCATGGAAGAAGATTTGGAAACCAGTTTGGATATCAGAATGGTTCCCCGCAGACGACCACCATCCCCATCACCATGGTTGGGAAGACCGAAAAGATACAGAGACTCAAAGTTCTCAGATAGTTCCTTATAGTTCTGATGCTGCTTCAAAGCAGAACGCTCAGGCTCAGCAACAGCAACATCGAATCGACGAGAACAAGGTTAGATGGGATAGATCTTCGAAGACTGAAGCTCCATCGATCAGTCAGGACCTGGTGCCACCACCAGCATCGAAAAATCAAAGCGGTCAGACAGCCAACTTTGGGTTTACCAATCACTGATCGAGCAGTATAAAAATCTATAGCTTGTATAAAAACCTATTCAAGAGTATTGTAACATAAGCCGCTGTATATATTATCTTAGTCGTATAATAAGTTGTAGAGAGTTAAGTTTTCGAAGGATTAATCGACTGACACGGCCCTGACCCTAACGCGTTCTAtctttatgtatgtatattttctaCTCCCCCTTTTTATACAATGTTGTTGTTACTTTTGTTAACCGATGCCGTTACAAATAAAGTtgattaatattttgttaagacaattttgttattatttcaccTGATTATCACACATATTTTTTAGAGGTATTACGAATGaagattatagaaaattatagtAAGTCTACATAGCAAAGAAAGAAAAGCCTAATAAAGAAAAACTTcctattattacaaattttcaCATGGCATTGCTCCACGTTAACTAAGTAATATATAAATTCCAGAACCTACTCAAGATTAGAACATTCCGCAAAAGCAAGAACTAAGTAAATATTTGCTACACGAATCATCGACAAACATAACTTCAATATTTTCTTATAGTATTTCTTCTCGCTTCTTTTTCATATATTCTATATCCAAATCGTAATCTACACTAATACGCCGGTATTACCGGTACAGTTTGTTAATACATATTTCATTAACACCATCGCATTTCGCTTCGTCATCCGAGGATCCACTCGACATGACGCAACATGGCCACGCGGTTGTAGCCGCCGCAGCTACTGAAAAACCGGAGAAAGTTCGAATCTGTATGGAAGGAAGTCGTGTCGGGTTGTATATGGGAGACCTCGACCGTAGAGAAAGTATCCGTGCACCCACACATATGAGAGTGGTGCGGCTCACATGCACTCAGCGACATAAATTAATTCCTGCCGCTATACTGTATTCTCTTTGAGTTATCCAACTGCTTTATAAAGCCGGGTCTGCACCTGACGAATGAACGCAAACCTTTACAGTAGCTCCACATTAATTGGTTGATTGGATTTTCCTTCTTTAACAAGAGATCGCTATGCCCACCAGTTCTTCAAGCCAACTTTGAGAAGTAATCCAATATCGTTACAATAAACAAACATAGATCAGGtatttgtatacatataattcGTATTTAATACGGAAAAGCTACAGTCTCAAAAAGCTAAAAGTctcatgaaagtatttgaacatcaattatagaaaacttttatgtagGTATACATGTTATGCCAATTTAATATATTGTACCTATTAACCAATTTAAAATTTCATAGGCAATACGAGACCCGACTATTCtgattatatttgataaaatatgaaatcaatctaaaaatgcatataaaagttacaagtcttttattgcaaacatatatttagtaaaaagttAGTACATACACATGAATAACCATCTTATACATGTAATAGGTGTTAAACATGCTCCCATTAGACATTGaagattattaatataatagataatTCACTGTTTAAACACTTTTATGATCTCTACGAAATATATAAGTGTCTGCAAGACAGAATGTCTTGCAACTTCTATGTATTAGTTTCAGATTTGTTTGAAATGTATCAGTATAATCATAATAGTCGCGTTTCATCACTTTCATCAATTTCGGAATCGTTTCGCATAACAAAAGAAGGtttctataaatattcaaatactttcgtaagcAACTGTATACTCCAGGTTTTTTAGAACTCCCTTGTTAATTGATAAAGTCCAGAGTCTAACCTAACCTATGACTAGTGGAAGCTTCATTGCAATTTAAATCACACTTGGTGTGTCATCTACTAAGCAATCATGTTTGTTGATGCTTATCACGTTGATTCATTGATGTCGTTTATGTTTGTTCGTATCTGTTCATCAAGTATAAACTCGGCTTAATAGGTTGTATGTATGTGTACATTGCGCAGTGGAATCGGCCTCAATGCACGACGAGAGAAACTTTTGCTTTAATCCAACTATACCGCAGGGTCAGACTTTTCATCCAATGTGTTTCGCTCGGGGAAGAAAATAGAATTGGAGAAATGTCGTACACGTATATTTTCTAATCGATCTCTTCAGCCAATGATTTCCACTTTTCTCCGGAcctctttctctcgttcgtttcgttacAATTTGTGACAACGTTTTATCTCCTTGACGTTCATAGGTTCGACGAACTAGGTGAGATTTTGTTAggaaataatatatttgattaGAAACATTTACCCAAGAATTTCTGTGAACctaaaatatttcgtattatttaCTTCAACTGACATGTAAGAAACTTTTTAATGCTGTTTGGTTTGGAATGATTAAGAGTTAGGAAAGATTTAACTAGAATTAGATTTTTCACCGTTTGTAGTTTTACGAGCTTTTCTTAAAAAACTGTTGGCCTTTTTAGCAATGAATTCTTTTAAATAGCTTCTATAGGCTCTCATAGAGTATTTCATCTCTGGCCTATATATTTGGAATAAGTTTTGTGAAGATTATGATAAATACATAATAATGGGACTATGTTATACTTGGTGAATGAGACAGATAGAGGTATGTATATATCTTGGTATGTATATATgagatttaatattattttactgaaaaaaTGAACCTGTTTTATTAATGAATTTTTTTACGTTTCCCCTTAATTTTCTTTAGTATCCAACTAACAGCAATAATACTATTTGCTaggaatttataataaaaacgaAACGAACCTTTCGGAAGAAgccaatatatacatatttagaaTATCTTTCAGATGAAACGATTAAGTGTCCAAGGTTATTTCCTtaagaatatattcttttctacgTTTCTGAAGGTGATTTTATGGTTAAATGGAAATCTTGCGAGTTCAATACCAACCGATTACCACAATAGTAAGCAATTTTACGAGTTTACGAGAGCAATGAGGAATTAGGACGTATTAAGTAAGTTTCACGCGCATAAACAATGATCCATTAGCGCCGCCTTCGAGTAATTTCTAACATAAATTACGATTGGTTAGGATTGGCGTGAATTTAATGGCGGCGAAACCAAAAGTGGCTGTATGTGATTTTTTCCTAGCAACTGTACAACATTTTACTCTATTAGAAAGCGGTAATAAGGAAAGTATTTCTATATATAAAGATTAAGTCTACATTCGTAAATACATAaaacttattatattattttttttttcaaaaaaaagaaagcgaaTGAATGAAGATTGAAAACATTTATGGAAAAGTTAAAAACAATGTTTATTGCTACTACTTCATCGACGTGTATCTGCAAACATTGCTCATAAAACATACGTGTCCAAGCGCACGACGTCGACTTATGTTTGTTTTAAAATACATACTCAAACACGTGTAGGTATATCAATGTGTAAACGATTGTCTAGAAAGAaaattacgatataacatcTTGCATGATCATAAAATCTAATTAAGCGCCATATTAAATAATCACATGTGAAGCAATGAATATATtcctataatataatatatttttatgagtAGTAATAtatcaaatgattaaatataaGAGAAACATCATTGATCATTTTATATAACACTATTTTtgattacaatatttataatgatCGAATTTTGATCTTTGATTTAGAAAAAAGTTGTAGGTCAGAGTTACTTTCCAAAACTTTCCAACAGAATTATTCGAGATCGTGGGTGTATCAGAAAGTTTCGTGTTACTGCCACTTCATGTTACGGAAGGTCAACAACAACACGACATTACAAATGCAGCGGATATGATATAATTAGTAGGTAACCATAAATTGCAACTGACAGAAATGCAAAACCTGTTGGATCGGTTAACttcaattagtttatttaaccAGGAAATAATTCAGCAGCAACTTCGAAAGTACAGTTTCTATGGCGCCTCTTTTTTTGTAAGCTATAATGAAAATAAACAGGTAGTCGGTTCTTGTTATTTCAGTATGTTTCATTGACCTTAGTGAGCTGAATATAAGCTAATGgaacaattattattttaattatccaTCATTTTTTTCAGAAATCGTATTTGAAAAGTAAAaggagaaataatattttttttatttgtggTTATTCTCTTTCATTTCAAGAGGAATTTAACCTCGTGTATTCAGTATTCCAAGCATTCTTCATAAGTAAACTGCTTATAAATAGACAAGTAGAAACCACAGAccattaacaaccaccaaattCACAGAATTTTCATTCTTCTTCAATCTTTTCAAAAATAGCGTTTCAAATTTGAAATCGTTGCTCCTCTTAAATAAACAATTCACAGTACTTTTCTTATGATCGAAAGCGTGGAGACTTTCGCCGAAGAATttcttctacgatattacataaACGACAATGATTGTTAAGTTCAACTAAGCGATTTATCTCGCGTTGAGTTTTTGTTGTATCATAGtcttaaaaaaagaagaaaagaaacagataacatttttttaaacggAGCACAGAGTGAGAAGAGCACCATGAAAAGGATGTGTCAGACAAAAAGATATTTTTGTCAGAGGCCATGGGTGTCACGCCGATAATATCACAGAGTGCCACTAGAATCGTTTTTGTTACAATACGTATATATGCTTGGTATAGTAGCCGCATTTGAAGTCCCGAGCTGAAGTATCAGTGCATTTCAAGATGCTCTACGTGACCATCTCTCTTCTCCTTATACTCCTTTTTATGTTTGGCGTTTATGATTGCATCAAACCGCACAACTTTCCTCCTGGTCGGTGAACAATCAATGTGTAATTAATAGCAAATATATTAATTCCTAACTTTAACCTTTTTTATAAAATCTAAGACAAATTTTATGAGAGTAATAACAATTGCTTCAACTTATTTAGTTAgtctaataaattaatatacttCATCAGTTTCTTTAATATTCGCATTTTATTCAATATTCGAATAGGTCCAAAATGGTTGCCAGTGATCGGTTGCTTCTTCACGTTTCGACGATTGAAACTGAAACACAAATACACTTATTTGGCTCTTCAAGACCTGAGGAAAACCTACGGGCCGATTCTGGGCCTGAAATTAGGGAATCAGAAAGCCGTTGTGATTTCGACGTACGATCTGGTAAAAAAAGTTCTTCTTCAGGAAGAATTCAATGGAAGACCGGATGGATTCTTTTTCAGAGTCCGTGCGTTTGGAAAAAGGAAGGGTAGGTAATGTTagtcttttttttaattcacaATAAAATTACTTTAGTTATATTTAGAATATTCACTTCAAATTTAACATAttcttattaataaattttgatagGAATTTTATTCACGGAAGGACCAATGTGGTCTCAGTGTCGTCGTTTCACGATGCGCCACCTTAGAACCTTTGGCCTAGGTCAAGCAATTATGGAGCAACAGCTGATTGTCGAAGCTGATAATCTTGTGAATTACCTTCTTCGTGCCAGTGTCAAAGGTCCAGTACCAATGCATACAGCTTTCGATATTGCAGTTTTGAATTCTCTTTGGTTTATGTTCGCTGGACACAGATTTGACTATGCAAACGAGAAATTAGTAGAAATTCTCGAGACCGTCCACGATGCCTTCAGgtaatttgaaacaaattttttttagtatCATCACATCGTAGTTAAGAGTGCATAAGGTGTATGTTATacgaatgtaaatataaatttgcatactTACACGAGTATATTCATATGCTTCTTCTCATAGATTGATGGACACAATGGGTGGCATTGTTTCACAAATGCCATTTCTACGCTTCATGATACCAGAATTATCTGGTTACAATGATTTAATGAGAATACTTCAGAAGCTTTGGAATTTCTTAGACGAGGAGATTAATATCCACGAAAAACGACTGTCTGGAAATCAACCGCAGGATTTAATTGATGCTTTTCTTTTAGAGATTTCTTCAAAAAATACTGAGCAAGGTGATTCCATTTTTGATCGTGAGTATCTCCTTTTATTTATACGATTAAAATATGATAACCTATTTGTTACTAAAGAATAATTTAATTGTTTAAAAGGGGAAAATTTATTGGTCCTATGCCTGGACCTCTTTTTAGCCGGTTCAAAGACTACGACAGATACCTTAGCGACCACTTTCCTATTTTTATCTTTACACTCTGAATGGATTAAGATACTCCAGGAAGAACTAGATATCGTCGTAGGTAGATTAAGATCGCCTACTTTAGAAGATTATTCATCGCTACCTTTGATGGAATCGTTTCTTGCGGAAGTAATTGATAGTTGGAATTAATTATACTATAACCATAAGATTCCGCGCTTTTTATTATCGTAACTACTGATCCATTGCACTTTTTTCTTTTGAATTATATAAACAGATCATTATTACGATAGGTACAGAGATATTTGATCTTGGCGCCACTTGGAGTACCTCACAAGACCATGAAGGACGTAACTTTCAGCGGATATAGTATACCCAAAGCAAGTATTACAAATATAAATGTCCCGAATAAAAACATCAGTCTATGTATTCtttattatgttattttagAATACTATAATTCTCCTGGATTTCCATAGTGTGCTAAATGATCCAACTTATTGGGACCATCCAGAAGAGTTTCGACCACAGCGATTTCTCGACGCAAATGGCCGATTCTGTCAAAATAATGCTAGCATACCATTCGGTTTAGGTCAGTCTCCATACACAAATCTTTCTCactataaaatttgtataaaatattctgtaaGAACTGGAAATTCATCTTGACAAATTTGATTCGTTTCTTTTCACTTGAAACATTTTCGAAtctcatatatgtatacacacgcATATATACACACAGCTCATTAATCCGGAAATAATTCACCAgataaaatcatattttttaaGTTTATGTAGTTCTTATTGCCAAATAGACGTCATTTAAATAGAAACTCAATGGATAATATTGTAGATGTAAATATTTGAAGTCTTTGCATATTCTGAGGTAAAATGTTCCAGAATTAATGATGTCGTTCTGCCTTTTAGGTAAAAGACGTTGTCCGGGTGAAATGCTAGCCCGGACATCCTTATTCTTATTCTTCGCCTACGTTATACATTACTTCGACATTGAAATTTCACCAGAGCACGGCAAACCCGATCTAAATGGATACGATGGTTTCACTATATCACCGAAATCTTATTACCTCAAGCTTACGGCGAGATCTGATGTTATAAACTGCGCTACAATGTAAATATTATAGATAATTAGACTAAAATATTAAGTGTAATATGTCCtatatgttttaataattttattgaatacaAATATGAAAGCTGGAAATTATATAACTGAAGATTGTGAGTAGTCTTCTAAGAATAAATTGCTATTCTGTACATAATAATTGGGATACCATATGCTTACACGATGGCGATTCAATATAATTCATTAAACACCAGAGTCGAGGAATGtgctttatattatttaatagagaaatgtttttattctatttattaagTAATATCTCCGAGTGTATGATTTCCTAATTActtcaaatatataataaaaaaattttgagaagaaaaagaatcatcttcaatatttaaatacaaactACATAATTTTTATTAGCTTTACAGAATCTATTTTCCAGTGACAAGGAAATATTTGACAGGCATGTTGAAACCTAATATAAAAGGACTGAATCGCCACGTGGCGTGCGAGCGAAGGTACATTTGGACTTCTGCGAAACGAACTGATTTCGTCGAACACGTAAAACGACCCGTAAAGCGACTTTCACGCGGTAGAAACAATAAACAATATTCAAGAGAAAAATTTGTTGAAGTCAAACAAACCGAGCTTCTATCCACGGGTGGAGCTACTTCAAAACAGAGAAACGTCACATTTAACGTGCATCGGCAACATCTTTATCATTGAAACAATAAATCGAACAAATAAAAATAGGTATATCCAGCCTGGATACTAAAACAAATGTacagaacaatatattttaccttGTCTTTATTGTTTTATTCTTCATACTGATCAATTAGCATTTTTTTCATTTACCATGAACATTCTATTGAAATTTTCTGTAGGAATAACTTCCTGTTAATTACGTGATACATGGAAGTTATAAGTGTAAGAAATTTAGCaagaaattatacatatatcaagAACGAGGATTGCAGGTATTAATATCGTGGCGTCACGAGTACCTCATAAGGCTTTGGGGACGATGTCAAGCCGTATATAATTTCTACAGAATTTGGTCCTTTGCCGGGAACTGGACGTAGATTATACTTCTGCATTATGCCTGTAAACAGAATGAATAGTGCGGACTTCGCCAGTACTTCGCCTGGACATCGTCTTCTTCCTGGAAACAAACACATAAAACTATAGAAagtatcgataaataaaatcatCTTTTTAATGATCATAATGTACCCAGTATTTTGCGTCACTGTTTCGTTTAGCTCATAATGACTGCATTAATTAACTTCATGAAAGGTATTTCTAACTTTCATAGAGATATCCGGAAACATAAATGAACAGCGCTATTATCTTATTTACGTTGTTATGtactttgataaaatgacattgaTGTGGattacatattttaaaaaatttttacaaTTCTACGATGCTAGAAGATTTTTGGGTATTTGTAAAATACATTTTGCAAGTTCTAATCTATTTGATACCTTTTCCAAATTGCAGAGAATATGTATCTGGCTCGAAGAcgtcatttttaataaatctttCAGGCATGAACTTGTGTGGCTCTGGATAGATATTAGGATCCTTATTGATGGAGTACATATTGACTAAAATGGTGGTATCTCTTGGTACCGTGTACTTGTCAAGAATCGTATCGTGAAGAACTCGTCGCGGCCCAATTATAGGGAATACTGGCCACATTCGTTGCACTTCGCTTATTACAGCCTCCACATATGGGAGCCTATAAcagtaaaaaatttcatttttctcgcATACTACATTACTCTAATCTCTTCATCGAACATACAACTTTTACTCTTCTACACAGGAATTACAACAAAAATTGTACAAGAAACATAAGATAGAAGATTCAACGAAAAATTAAAGGAATTAGTAATTTCAGCTAAATCCACATTTTTACATAgataaattcgaatatttaacaGGAAATTTGATTACTTCGCTTTATCCTCCACTTCAGGAAGTCTGTCACGCGGTATCACCGAGTCGATTTCCTTTTGTACTTTATGCTGCACATCCTGATACACCGTCATAGTTAATAACAGAAAGTCCAAGGTTAAACTCGTGGTCGTAAAACCAGCAAGGAAAAGATCAATCAACAGTACCACCAATTGGTCATctgaaaaatatgttatgtAAGAAAACGAACTTATACGATTGGTAGGATTGTACGCGACAATTTCTAATGAGAATACTTTCTCTTTCGTGAATATTTCTATGAGTATATAACATCAGTATTCTTAGAACCAAagggaaattaaaaattatctatTTTTCAGTTCTATGAAAAATACTAATATTTTTTACAGTAgataaaattctgatagaattaaaagaTATGAATGTGTTTacgaatataaatgaaataacttATAAACTTGATCGCACCAGTGAAGATAGGGCTAGATTCCCCATGGTTTTTCATTTCATGAAGGAACATGTCAATTACATCTGCTTCAGTTCCCGGCTTGTATTTCTTCTTATGCTCAATGATAGTTCCCTGTACAAAAAAGACGTTCATGTATAACAAATTCATTGTTAAACAGCGTATTTAATAAATGTAAAGTCATAATTGATTTACATCATGGGCATACCATTAAGAAGTCCTTGAGTTCTTTGTTCAGCGTACACAAAAGATTGTATCCTGAGAACTCAGGTGCAATGTAACGAATCCAAGGGAAAGCAGAGATAAGTCCGCCCATCATGTCAAAGACTTGTGCTCGAGTTTCCATCAACTTGATAAAAGACTCTATTCTGCATTGGAAAGAACAATCAATCAGGATTGAATGTATTTCAAGAACGTGACCTACTTTTTTCGCTTCGAAATTCTTGTGGATCATTACTTTCGTTTCTATAATGATTTATTCCGTgatttttgttctttctttcaaagaagaaatataaaGGAATAATAATTCTTCTTAAATGAAGCGAATTTTACaaagcaataataaaataaaatcatttctttcctttcttctgtTCTATTTCTGTTTTTCGAAATTCTTCAAAAGATTTTGTAACAATTCTAAATGAAGAAAGTAAAACATGTTTTcatgaataatataattaacttaCATTACatagaaaaaaaaggaatttaaGCAAACGTGTAAACGATTCCAACAAGTCGTTTATACGCATAGGAGACCGAATACGTGAAAACGGTGATACACAAAGTAGAGAAATCCAATAGAACACATGTATTTATGTACCTTTCGCCCCTGCTGAATGATTCTCCCGTCGTCAAAAACCAGAGGACGTTTATCACAGTCGGTGTAATCAACGGTCTTAGTTTGTGCGGACCCTCTGTATTCATCTCATTCAAAAGTAAGGTCAGTTCCTTTCTAATCATTTGCGCCATCTCGCGTTTTCCAAAACCGAAAACCCTCATGGTCCGCAACATCCAGCTCCGTAATTCCTTCCATTCTCCTCCGTCGTTCATTGTGATGCCTATCGATAATAACAGGAAACGATAATATCGCTAATATTCGAATCAAGTTGCATCTATTTTGCACATCTGCTATATTGCGAAATATTATAATACGTAGTTACAGCAGGACGTTGATTAtccaaattaataaaaataaagtttcaaCAACCCATTTTTCATATATGATAAGAcaattggaaataaaataatttttaaagatcAATGTTTATGGAAAATTAATTGTTGTTAGTATAATTGTTGTAGCTAAATTTCGCATTCCATTTGAAATAGATATTTGTATGACTACATATCTATTTGATGATGCAAATGAATAAAAATCATCAAAATATGCTCTTTTTTTATTCGAATGATCTTTCAAAACATCTTGTACCAAAAAATTACTGTTTACAATTTTTTCGATTCAACTGATCTATTAAAAATAGTCTTGAACTCTAGTACCTTGCTTTTTGCCCATATTTCGAAGTTTGATAAATTCGTTCCAAGGTCGTCCATCGAATTCCTCATTCTTCAGTACCGTTTCACACAGTTTGCTTCCAGAAATGACCAGTACTTTTTCATTACCCATAGTTACGCTTATCACATCGCTAGCATACCGTTTCGAAAGTTCCAGGAACGCTTCGTGCTGTCCCCCAAATTCACGAATCAAAcgcttcattagaaactggttGCCGAAAATCGGCCACGAGAATGGccctaaaaaataataaagctttaaaaaaaaaaaagaaaaagaatacgtTTCATGGTCTTACATAATAAgcaatatatatactatatactattatatatacGATATACTATTATCTAtactaataaatttttaaatttcaagaaCGAAGATTAGagcattaaaaaataattatttaggtTTTAAGTAGAATAGGAAGGGATCAAAAAATTCGAAGAgctttattttataaatgttatagtaattgaaaataaataatactaatttatttatataataaaatatgtactaaataataataataaattatattatagatatcgatattatgataataatatttcgaAGATT
Above is a genomic segment from Bombus vancouverensis nearcticus chromosome 1, iyBomVanc1_principal, whole genome shotgun sequence containing:
- the LOC117153462 gene encoding uncharacterized protein LOC117153462 translates to MRIRPGCVAALVVLLQAALVASKAVDQNQLQEQKSQQQIPYGTAAQKRWGDDLGGHGGGLATGYGGDLGGHGGDLSGHGGDLGGHGGDLSAHGGDTGGGFGHSGGGGFGHSGGGDIGGGFGHSGGDIGGTFGHSSGGDVGGGFGHSGGGGGDGGNGALEEHHDDHHHHHHDHGYWKKKLIWKPGWKKIWKPAKKQIWKPAWKKIWKPVWVPTQKAVWKDIQVPAWKKIWKPVWKEIQVPVWKDIQVPAWKKIWKPVWKPIKVPAWKEIQVPAWKKIWKPVWKEIQVPAWKEIQVPAWKKIWIPEWVKIGIPGEHFHGTDNHGWQYTSHDLWKKKLIWKPLWKKYWKPAKKQIWVPDKKLEWVEAWKQIWKPAKKQIWVDDKKLIWKEEWKQIWKPSKKLIWVPDKKLEWKEAWKQIWKTDKKLEWIPDKKLAWKEAWKQIWVPAWKEIWVPAWKKIWKPVWISEWFPADDHHPHHHGWEDRKDTETQSSQIVPYSSDAASKQNAQAQQQQHRIDENKVRWDRSSKTEAPSISQDLVPPPASKNQSGQTANFGFTNH
- the LOC117153463 gene encoding methyl farnesoate epoxidase isoform X1 produces the protein MKIENIYGKVKNNVYCYYFIDVYLQTLLIKHTCPSARRRLMFVLKYILKHVIIRDRGCIRKFRVTATSCYGRSTTTRHYKCSGYDIISPKWLPVIGCFFTFRRLKLKHKYTYLALQDLRKTYGPILGLKLGNQKAVVISTYDLVKKVLLQEEFNGRPDGFFFRVRAFGKRKGILFTEGPMWSQCRRFTMRHLRTFGLGQAIMEQQLIVEADNLVNYLLRASVKGPVPMHTAFDIAVLNSLWFMFAGHRFDYANEKLVEILETVHDAFRLMDTMGGIVSQMPFLRFMIPELSGYNDLMRILQKLWNFLDEEINIHEKRLSGNQPQDLIDAFLLEISSKNTEQGDSIFDRENLLVLCLDLFLAGSKTTTDTLATTFLFLSLHSEWIKILQEELDIVVGRLRSPTLEDYSSLPLMESFLAEVQRYLILAPLGVPHKTMKDVTFSGYSIPKNTIILLDFHSVLNDPTYWDHPEEFRPQRFLDANGRFCQNNASIPFGLGKRRCPGEMLARTSLFLFFAYVIHYFDIEISPEHGKPDLNGYDGFTISPKSYYLKLTARSDVINCATIFTESIFQ
- the LOC117153463 gene encoding methyl farnesoate epoxidase isoform X3, with translation MKIENIYGKVKNNVYCYYFIDVYLQTLLIKHTCPSARRRLMFVLKYILKHVIIRDRGCIRKFRVTATSCYGRSTTTRHYKCSGYDIISPKWLPVIGCFFTFRRLKLKHKYTYLALQDLRKTYGPILGLKLGNQKAVVISTYDLVKKVLLQEEFNGRPDGFFFRVRAFGKRKGILFTEGPMWSQCRRFTMRHLRTFGLGQAIMEQQLIVEADNLVNYLLRASVKGPVPMHTAFDIAVLNSLWFMFAGHRFDYANEKLVEILETVHDAFRLMDTMGGIVSQMPFLRFMIPELSGYNDLMRILQKLWNFLDEEINIHEKRLSGNQPQDLIDAFLLEISSKNTEQGDSIFDRENLLVLCLDLFLAGSKTTTDTLATTFLFLSLHSEWIKILQEELDIVVGTEIFDLGATWSTSQDHEGRNFQRI
- the LOC117153463 gene encoding methyl farnesoate epoxidase isoform X2, whose amino-acid sequence is MLYVTISLLLILLFMFGVYDCIKPHNFPPGPKWLPVIGCFFTFRRLKLKHKYTYLALQDLRKTYGPILGLKLGNQKAVVISTYDLVKKVLLQEEFNGRPDGFFFRVRAFGKRKGILFTEGPMWSQCRRFTMRHLRTFGLGQAIMEQQLIVEADNLVNYLLRASVKGPVPMHTAFDIAVLNSLWFMFAGHRFDYANEKLVEILETVHDAFRLMDTMGGIVSQMPFLRFMIPELSGYNDLMRILQKLWNFLDEEINIHEKRLSGNQPQDLIDAFLLEISSKNTEQGDSIFDRENLLVLCLDLFLAGSKTTTDTLATTFLFLSLHSEWIKILQEELDIVVGRLRSPTLEDYSSLPLMESFLAEVQRYLILAPLGVPHKTMKDVTFSGYSIPKNTIILLDFHSVLNDPTYWDHPEEFRPQRFLDANGRFCQNNASIPFGLGKRRCPGEMLARTSLFLFFAYVIHYFDIEISPEHGKPDLNGYDGFTISPKSYYLKLTARSDVINCATIFTESIFQ